A portion of the Halococcus hamelinensis 100A6 genome contains these proteins:
- a CDS encoding universal stress protein — MYDTILIPTDGSEGALAAARHGLALATAFESRIHLLSVVDERTYSSSIADVDSTVREQRDAFEREATEAVRILEELADETSVACHTAVEHGVPHAVIASYLDRHDIDLVSMGTHGRTGLDRLLVGSVTERIVRTSDVPVLTTRPDADERGSYERVLIPTDGSEAAAAAVGHGLAVADRYDARVHALSVVDVSGLMGAPDVGMNPDVLDTWTEYGERAVSEVAGRAEDRGLDVTTAVEQGLPYRAIRDYTRQEDIDLVTMGTHGRTGLERYLLGSVTERVVRTIDVPVLTVR, encoded by the coding sequence ATGTACGATACCATCCTCATCCCGACCGACGGCAGCGAGGGCGCACTGGCCGCCGCCCGCCACGGACTGGCCCTCGCGACGGCCTTCGAGAGTCGGATTCACCTCCTGAGCGTCGTCGACGAACGCACGTACAGCAGTTCGATCGCGGACGTGGATTCCACGGTCCGAGAACAGCGCGACGCGTTCGAACGGGAGGCGACCGAAGCGGTTCGAATCCTCGAAGAACTCGCCGACGAGACGTCCGTCGCGTGCCACACGGCGGTGGAACACGGCGTCCCCCACGCGGTGATCGCCTCGTACCTCGACCGACACGACATCGACCTGGTCTCGATGGGAACCCACGGACGGACCGGCCTGGACCGGCTGCTCGTGGGGAGCGTGACCGAGCGCATCGTGCGGACGAGCGACGTTCCCGTTCTCACCACCCGACCCGACGCCGACGAGCGCGGGAGCTACGAGCGGGTTCTGATCCCGACGGACGGGAGCGAGGCTGCAGCCGCCGCGGTCGGACACGGTCTCGCGGTTGCGGACCGGTACGACGCACGGGTTCACGCGCTTTCGGTCGTCGACGTGAGCGGGCTGATGGGCGCTCCCGATGTCGGAATGAACCCCGACGTGCTCGATACCTGGACCGAGTACGGCGAGCGTGCGGTCTCGGAAGTCGCCGGGAGAGCCGAGGACCGCGGGCTCGACGTCACCACGGCGGTCGAACAGGGGCTCCCCTACCGCGCCATTCGGGACTACACTCGTCAGGAGGACATCGACCTCGTCACGATGGGAACACACGGTAGAACCGGGCTCGAACGGTACTTGCTCGGAAGCGTGACCGAGCGCGTCGTCCGAACGATCGACGTTCCGGTGCTCACCGTTCGATAG